The Streptomyces kanamyceticus genome window below encodes:
- a CDS encoding TetR/AcrR family transcriptional regulator, whose protein sequence is MTSDRRTLLADAALDVLADEGMRGLTHRAVDRKAALPPGTTSAYFRTRAALLTGLVTRLVQRDQTELRTMAEELPPLRTAEELVDGMVALTRQRLTGEGRRRSLARYACTIESVRDAELREILVPRENPGREAVRTFLAAHGATDVENRTHTLLTCIDGLVFDRLVSGGEVRREALEGLVAAALRQAPGGSASPAA, encoded by the coding sequence ATGACCTCGGATCGGCGCACCCTTCTGGCAGACGCGGCCCTCGACGTACTCGCGGACGAAGGGATGCGCGGCCTGACCCACCGTGCCGTCGACCGGAAAGCCGCCCTGCCGCCCGGCACCACCTCGGCCTACTTCCGCACCCGTGCCGCCCTGCTGACCGGACTCGTGACGCGCCTCGTCCAACGCGACCAGACGGAACTTCGCACCATGGCCGAAGAGCTTCCACCCTTGCGTACCGCCGAGGAGTTGGTGGACGGCATGGTGGCGCTGACCCGACAGCGGCTCACCGGTGAGGGGCGCCGCCGTTCACTCGCCCGCTATGCCTGCACGATCGAAAGCGTGCGCGACGCGGAGCTGCGCGAGATCCTTGTACCCCGCGAGAACCCCGGCCGTGAGGCCGTCAGGACCTTTCTCGCCGCGCACGGCGCCACGGACGTCGAGAACCGCACCCACACCCTGCTGACCTGCATCGACGGACTGGTCTTCGACCGGCTGGTGAGCGGTGGCGAGGTGCGGCGCGAGGCCCTCGAAGGGCTGGTGGCCGCCGCACTGCGTCAGGCCCCTGGAGGATCTGCCAGCCCCGCGGCCTGA
- a CDS encoding molybdopterin-dependent oxidoreductase, whose translation MDQGMLPPGQRLAKGWPVSHYGPVPRFRPERWSLQVFGATESGEKHSWAFDDLADMPRVTVVADLHCATGTSTLGHEFFGVPATALLDLAPPAVDVSHVMAWAEYGYSANLRLSDFTADSTVLATHHNGEPLTAEHGFPLRLVVPHLFGYKGPKWLRGIEYMTQDRRGFWEERGYHNIADPWTGQRHSYQEDDGP comes from the coding sequence ATGGATCAAGGCATGCTGCCGCCGGGCCAGCGGCTGGCGAAGGGATGGCCCGTCTCGCACTACGGTCCTGTGCCGCGCTTCCGTCCCGAACGCTGGTCCCTCCAAGTCTTCGGCGCGACCGAGAGCGGGGAGAAGCACTCGTGGGCCTTCGACGACCTGGCCGACATGCCCAGGGTCACCGTCGTCGCGGACCTGCACTGCGCCACCGGCACCAGCACGCTGGGCCATGAGTTCTTCGGCGTGCCCGCCACCGCCCTGCTGGACCTCGCCCCGCCCGCCGTGGACGTGTCCCACGTCATGGCGTGGGCCGAGTACGGCTACAGCGCCAACCTCCGCCTGAGCGACTTCACCGCCGACTCCACCGTCCTCGCCACCCACCACAACGGCGAGCCGCTCACCGCCGAACACGGCTTCCCGCTGCGCCTGGTGGTCCCCCACCTCTTCGGCTACAAGGGCCCCAAGTGGCTGCGCGGCATCGAGTACATGACCCAGGACCGACGCGGATTCTGGGAGGAGCGCGGCTATCACAACATCGCCGACCCCTGGACGGGCCAGCGCCACTCCTACCAGGAGGACGACGGCCCGTGA
- a CDS encoding FAD-dependent monooxygenase, producing MGNTAVVVGGGIGGLAAAIGLRRVGWDVTVLERASTLDDAGAGISLAANGLRALDELGVGKAVRDASRGQYTGGTRTPEGRWLARMDGSALEEAVGTPIMGIPRATLHRLLRDALPAAALVTGAEVTSVERTGPGTVQVDCGATVLDADLVVAADGIGSKIRGRLFPDHPGPVHSGSTVLRALTEHAVDLRTDFELTWGRGAEFGHIALQDGRAEWHAVLNLPAGTRFADPLAELRRRFHTWHDPIPALLDATRPQAVLHHDVNELGTPLPSYVVGRIALLGDAAHAMTPNLGQGACQALEDAVTLAASLGADSTVEAALARYDAERLPRSRAIARAARQAGRMGQRLSHPLAVTLRNTAMRLTPSRLAIRMLLRHHAWTPPSLN from the coding sequence ATGGGGAACACAGCAGTGGTGGTCGGAGGGGGCATCGGCGGGCTGGCCGCCGCGATCGGTCTGCGCCGCGTGGGATGGGACGTGACGGTCCTTGAGCGTGCGTCCACGCTCGATGACGCGGGAGCGGGCATTTCACTGGCCGCCAACGGACTGCGGGCACTGGACGAACTCGGCGTCGGCAAAGCGGTTCGGGATGCCTCGCGCGGCCAGTACACCGGTGGCACGCGGACGCCCGAGGGCAGGTGGCTGGCCCGGATGGACGGCTCGGCACTGGAAGAGGCGGTGGGCACGCCGATCATGGGCATCCCCCGCGCCACGTTGCACCGGCTGCTCCGCGACGCACTGCCCGCCGCGGCACTGGTGACCGGCGCCGAGGTGACCTCGGTCGAGCGGACCGGGCCGGGGACCGTCCAGGTCGACTGCGGCGCCACGGTCCTGGACGCCGATCTGGTGGTGGCGGCCGACGGCATCGGCAGCAAGATCCGCGGCAGGCTCTTCCCGGACCACCCCGGCCCGGTACACAGCGGCTCGACGGTGCTGCGCGCCCTCACCGAGCACGCGGTCGACCTGCGCACCGATTTCGAACTGACCTGGGGCCGCGGCGCGGAGTTCGGACACATCGCCCTCCAGGACGGTAGGGCCGAGTGGCACGCCGTCCTCAACCTGCCCGCCGGTACGCGGTTCGCCGACCCGCTGGCCGAGCTGCGCCGACGGTTCCACACGTGGCACGACCCGATCCCCGCCCTGCTCGACGCGACCCGGCCGCAGGCCGTGCTGCATCACGACGTGAACGAACTCGGCACGCCACTCCCCTCCTACGTGGTCGGCCGGATCGCGCTGCTCGGCGACGCGGCCCATGCGATGACCCCCAACCTCGGACAGGGCGCCTGCCAGGCCCTGGAGGACGCGGTGACCCTGGCCGCCTCCCTCGGCGCCGATTCCACCGTCGAAGCCGCGCTCGCCCGCTACGACGCCGAGCGCCTGCCGCGCAGCCGGGCCATCGCACGGGCCGCCCGGCAGGCCGGAAGAATGGGCCAGCGACTCTCCCACCCACTGGCTGTCACGCTGCGGAACACGGCGATGCGGCTCACACCCTCGCGACTCGCCATACGTATGCTCCTGCGCCACCACGCCTGGACCCCGCCGTCGCTGAACTGA
- a CDS encoding TOBE domain-containing protein produces the protein MSLSIRNQIPGTVTSVTTGEAMATVKVRLAGGQDVTAAITTESVKELGLAEGSEVKILVKSTEVSLATGPVQGLSIRNQLAGTVTDVAAGGAMASVKVDVEGGALTAAITKDAVADLNLAAGASVVALIKSTEVSLATV, from the coding sequence ATGAGCCTGAGCATCCGCAACCAGATTCCCGGCACCGTCACGTCCGTCACCACCGGCGAGGCCATGGCGACCGTCAAGGTCCGCCTCGCGGGCGGCCAGGACGTCACCGCCGCGATCACCACCGAGTCCGTCAAGGAGCTCGGCCTCGCCGAGGGCTCCGAGGTGAAGATCCTCGTGAAGTCCACGGAGGTGTCCCTCGCGACAGGGCCGGTCCAGGGCCTCTCCATCCGCAACCAGCTCGCGGGCACCGTCACCGACGTGGCCGCCGGTGGCGCCATGGCCTCCGTCAAGGTCGACGTCGAGGGCGGCGCGCTCACCGCGGCCATCACCAAGGACGCCGTCGCCGACCTGAACCTCGCGGCCGGTGCCTCGGTCGTCGCGCTCATCAAGTCGACCGAGGTCTCCCTCGCCACGGTCTGA